Proteins from a single region of Rana temporaria chromosome 5, aRanTem1.1, whole genome shotgun sequence:
- the LOC120940089 gene encoding E3 SUMO-protein ligase ZBED1-like isoform X1, with protein MDSNKILNGKFTFKKLPNGSIDKTKVICGFCGCELSYHRSTSSLKYHLMAKHTADGNSPLPGQSQATMDVFRQKHMDTTTKNKLTAAIAKWVATACRPVNVVEDEGLADIIRIASNDWTYELPSRATITSNVQKLYETEKAKVQQALDNTKAVALTGDYWTSVSNHNYLGVTAHYFDPQWKLQSHALTVLKTEERHFADAVAEHFMQVAREWDIEQKVVSLTTDSARNMIAAARQLPFVHVPCIAHSVHRAVTVSLTNSPFDSALAKCRKVVGHFKHSPANQAELEQQQVTHNKKKESLAQEVSTRWNSTLEMIKRVQRNAEPLKDALALHTTNIAMPTVTELEKLKKLEAVLEHCRYVSELLGGEKFVSCSVVLPALCHLSRVMEVTEDDPAYTIKFKGTFAADMEGRKEKTNITWLRVATALDPRSDSNEIGVLSQFCYTRTCTCIKVAFHFISRFKDLKCLSKPDRAEVWGTIRALLQEMVRERPAQPDNKVTPEPPTKKPTLMLTNESSSDEEEDSIDQCLRRYKSEPLTGMDDCPQEWWSTHEGAHSEMARLARKYLATPATSVPSERLFSLSGHVVQKKRASLLSENVNRLVCLSNWLKAKK; from the exons ATGGATTCCAATAAGATTCTGAATGGAAAGTTTACTTTTAAAAAGTTGCCAAATGGTTCCATTGACAAGACCAAAGTGATCTGTGGGTTTTGTGGTTGTGAACTGAGCTATCATCGCAGCACGTCCAGTCTGAAATACCACTTGATGGCCAAGCACACAGCTGATGGGAATTCTCCGCTCCCTGGTCAAAGCCAGGCGACAATGGATGTTTTCAGACAGAAGCACATGGATACCACAACTAAGAACAAACTTACTGCAGCCATAGCTAAATGGGTGGCTACTGCATGTAGGCCTGTTAATGTTGTGGAGGACGAGGGTCTAGCTGATATCATTCGCATCGCATCAAACGACTGGACCTACGAATTGCCTTCGAGAGCCACCATTACAAGCAACGTACAGAAATTGTACGAAACGGAGAAAGCCAAGGTACAGCAGGCGTTGGACAATACAAAAGCAGTCGCGCTCACTGGTGATTACTGGACGTCCGTAAGTAATCACAACTACCTCGGGGTCACAGCGCATTACTTTGATCCACAGTGGAAACTTCAATCTCATGCTTTGACTGTTCTAAAGACAGAAGAGAGGCACTTCGCTGATGCTGTTGCAGAGCACTTTATGCAAGTAGCTAGAGAGTGGGACATTGAACAAAAAGTTGTCTCACTGACCACGGATAGTGCACGCAACATGATTGCAGCGGCCAGGCAGCTCCCCTTTGTGCACGTGCCGTGCATCGCACACAGTGTGCACCGAGCCGTCACGGTTTCTCTAACCAACAGCCCGTTTGACAGCGCATTGGCAAAATGCAGAAAGGTCGTGGGACATTTTAAGCACAGCCCTGCAAACCAAGCGGAGCTCGAGCAACAACAAGTCACACATAATAAGAAGAAAGAGTCACTCGCACAGGAAGTGTCAACCAGATGGAATAGTACCCTGGAAATGATCAAGCGTGTTCAGCGGAATGCTGAACCACTGAAAGATGCACTGGCCCTGCACACAACCAACATCGCCATGCCAACAGTTACTGAGCTGGAGAAACTGAAGAAGCTCGAGGCTGTGCTGGAGCACTGCAG GTATGTTTCTGAACTCCTGGGAGGAGAGAAGTTTGTGTCTTGCTCAGTGGTGCTGCCAGCGTTGTGTCATCTGTCACGAGTGATGGAGGTTACTGAGGATGATCCAGCTTACACGATCAAGTTCAAGGGAACCTTCGCAGCAGACATGGAGGGTCGCAAGGAGAAGACCAACATCACGTGGCTGAGAGTTGCGACAGCACTTGACCCAAGGTCAGATAGCAATGAGATAGGGGTATTGTCGCAATTTTGTTATACCCGCACCTGTACTTGTATTAAAGTtgcatttcatttcatttcaagGTTTAAGGATCTCAAGTGTCTGAGCAAACCTGACAGGGCTGAGGTGTGGGGTACGATCCGCGCCTTGCTCCAGGAGATGGTAAGGGAGAGGCCTGCACAGCCGGATAACAAAGTCACGCCTGAGCCTCCTACGAAGAAACCAACACTTATGCTTACAAACGAGTCTTCGTCTGATGAAGAGGAGGACAGTATTGACCAATGTCTGAGGCGCTACAAGTCAGAGCCTCTTACTGGCATGGATGACTGTCCCCAGGAATGGTGGTCCACACATGAAGGGGCACACAGTGAAATGGCCCGCCTTGCACGCAAGTACTTAGCAACACCAGCCACATCAGTACCTTCTGAAAGGTTGTTTTCACTGTCTGGGCATGTTGTACAAAAGAAGCGAGCTTCCCTGTTGTCTGAAAATGTCAACAGGCTTGTGTGTTTGAGTAACTGGCTCAAAGCAAAGAAGTAG
- the LOC120940089 gene encoding E3 SUMO-protein ligase ZBED1-like isoform X2 → MDSNKILNGKFTFKKLPNGSIDKTKVICGFCGCELSYHRSTSSLKYHLMAKHTADGNSPLPGQSQATMDVFRQKHMDTTTKNKLTAAIAKWVATACRPVNVVEDEGLADIIRIASNDWTYELPSRATITSNVQKLYETEKAKVQQALDNTKAVALTGDYWTSVSNHNYLGVTAHYFDPQWKLQSHALTVLKTEERHFADAVAEHFMQVAREWDIEQKVVSLTTDSARNMIAAARQLPFVHVPCIAHSVHRAVTVSLTNSPFDSALAKCRKVVGHFKHSPANQAELEQQQVTHNKKKESLAQEVSTRWNSTLEMIKRVQRNAEPLKDALALHTTNIAMPTVTELEKLKKLEAVLEHCRYVSELLGGEKFVSCSVVLPALCHLSRVMEVTEDDPAYTIKFKGTFAADMEGRKEKTNITWLRVATALDPRFKDLKCLSKPDRAEVWGTIRALLQEMVRERPAQPDNKVTPEPPTKKPTLMLTNESSSDEEEDSIDQCLRRYKSEPLTGMDDCPQEWWSTHEGAHSEMARLARKYLATPATSVPSERLFSLSGHVVQKKRASLLSENVNRLVCLSNWLKAKK, encoded by the exons ATGGATTCCAATAAGATTCTGAATGGAAAGTTTACTTTTAAAAAGTTGCCAAATGGTTCCATTGACAAGACCAAAGTGATCTGTGGGTTTTGTGGTTGTGAACTGAGCTATCATCGCAGCACGTCCAGTCTGAAATACCACTTGATGGCCAAGCACACAGCTGATGGGAATTCTCCGCTCCCTGGTCAAAGCCAGGCGACAATGGATGTTTTCAGACAGAAGCACATGGATACCACAACTAAGAACAAACTTACTGCAGCCATAGCTAAATGGGTGGCTACTGCATGTAGGCCTGTTAATGTTGTGGAGGACGAGGGTCTAGCTGATATCATTCGCATCGCATCAAACGACTGGACCTACGAATTGCCTTCGAGAGCCACCATTACAAGCAACGTACAGAAATTGTACGAAACGGAGAAAGCCAAGGTACAGCAGGCGTTGGACAATACAAAAGCAGTCGCGCTCACTGGTGATTACTGGACGTCCGTAAGTAATCACAACTACCTCGGGGTCACAGCGCATTACTTTGATCCACAGTGGAAACTTCAATCTCATGCTTTGACTGTTCTAAAGACAGAAGAGAGGCACTTCGCTGATGCTGTTGCAGAGCACTTTATGCAAGTAGCTAGAGAGTGGGACATTGAACAAAAAGTTGTCTCACTGACCACGGATAGTGCACGCAACATGATTGCAGCGGCCAGGCAGCTCCCCTTTGTGCACGTGCCGTGCATCGCACACAGTGTGCACCGAGCCGTCACGGTTTCTCTAACCAACAGCCCGTTTGACAGCGCATTGGCAAAATGCAGAAAGGTCGTGGGACATTTTAAGCACAGCCCTGCAAACCAAGCGGAGCTCGAGCAACAACAAGTCACACATAATAAGAAGAAAGAGTCACTCGCACAGGAAGTGTCAACCAGATGGAATAGTACCCTGGAAATGATCAAGCGTGTTCAGCGGAATGCTGAACCACTGAAAGATGCACTGGCCCTGCACACAACCAACATCGCCATGCCAACAGTTACTGAGCTGGAGAAACTGAAGAAGCTCGAGGCTGTGCTGGAGCACTGCAG GTATGTTTCTGAACTCCTGGGAGGAGAGAAGTTTGTGTCTTGCTCAGTGGTGCTGCCAGCGTTGTGTCATCTGTCACGAGTGATGGAGGTTACTGAGGATGATCCAGCTTACACGATCAAGTTCAAGGGAACCTTCGCAGCAGACATGGAGGGTCGCAAGGAGAAGACCAACATCACGTGGCTGAGAGTTGCGACAGCACTTGACCCAAG GTTTAAGGATCTCAAGTGTCTGAGCAAACCTGACAGGGCTGAGGTGTGGGGTACGATCCGCGCCTTGCTCCAGGAGATGGTAAGGGAGAGGCCTGCACAGCCGGATAACAAAGTCACGCCTGAGCCTCCTACGAAGAAACCAACACTTATGCTTACAAACGAGTCTTCGTCTGATGAAGAGGAGGACAGTATTGACCAATGTCTGAGGCGCTACAAGTCAGAGCCTCTTACTGGCATGGATGACTGTCCCCAGGAATGGTGGTCCACACATGAAGGGGCACACAGTGAAATGGCCCGCCTTGCACGCAAGTACTTAGCAACACCAGCCACATCAGTACCTTCTGAAAGGTTGTTTTCACTGTCTGGGCATGTTGTACAAAAGAAGCGAGCTTCCCTGTTGTCTGAAAATGTCAACAGGCTTGTGTGTTTGAGTAACTGGCTCAAAGCAAAGAAGTAG
- the LOC120940091 gene encoding hydroxysteroid dehydrogenase-like protein 2, whose protein sequence is MQQRPQMQQQQRPLLPQRPQMQRQQQPQMQQQPQMQQQPQMQQQRPQMQQQQRPLMQQRPQMQQPQRPQMQQRPQMQQRPQMPQRPQMQQPQQPQMQQQLPQMQQQPQMQQRPQMQQQQRPLMQQRPQMQQPQQPQMQQQQQP, encoded by the coding sequence AtgcagcagaggccacagatgcAGCAGCAACAGCGCCCCCTGCTGCCGCAGCGGCCACAGATGCAAcggcagcagcaaccacagatgCAGCAACAGCCACaaatgcagcagcaaccacaaatGCagcagcagaggccacagatgcAGCAGCAACAGCGCCCACTGAtgcagcagaggccacagatgcAACAGCCGCAGCGGCCACAGATGCAGCAACGGCCACAGATGCAGCAGCGGCCACAAATGCCGCAGCGGCCACAGATGCAACAGCCGCAGCAACCACAGATGCAGCAGCAACTGCCACagatgcagcagcaaccacagatgcagcagaggccacagatgcAGCAGCAACAGCGCCCACTTAtgcagcagaggccacagatgcAACAGCCGCAGCAGCCACAGATGCAACAGCAGCAGCAACCATAG